AAAACCTGCGGAGAGCGCTCTTAGAGCATGCCTTCGCGCTGCGCTTTCTTGCGCGCCAGTTTCCGGGCACGGCGAATCGCTTCGGCCTTCTCGCGCGCTTTCTTCTCGGACGGCTTTTCGAAATGTTGCTTGAGCTTCATTTCACGAAAAACGCCTTCGCGCTGCAGTTTTTTCTTCAGAGCGCGGAGCGCCTGATCGACATTGTTGTCGCGAACACTAACCTGCATGTGGTGTCACCACCTTCCTAAGTTAAAGTTGCAATAGATTGCAGGAAGGCGCCGTATAGCAAAGCATCTTGGATTTGTCTAGGGTGCGCCGCAAGGAGGATTTTCGATGTCCGAACCCGATCTGATGACCCGTTTGCTGGATGCCGCAGCGCTCCATGTGCCCTTCGATGGCTGGAGCGAAACCACCCTGCGTCTTGCCGCTGAGGATGCTGGGATTGCCCCCGGCCTTGTGTCCGCGATTTGTCCGCGCGGCGCGGTCGATTTGGCGCTTGCCTATCATGCGGCAGGCGATGCCGCGATGCTCAAACGACTGGCCGAGACCGACCTGAGCGCCCTGCGTTTTCGGGATCGCGTGGCGTTTGCCGTGCGTGTCCGGCTTGAGGCGGTCGAGGATCGAGAACTGGTACGTCGGGGGATGACCCTCTTTTCCTTGCCGCCCTATGCTGCCGATGGTGCGCGCGCCCTCTGGCAAACGGCTGATCACATCTGGACCGCTCTTGGGGACACATCGCAGGATGTGAATTGGTACACCAAACGCGCAACGCTCTCGGGTGTCTATGGCGCGACCGTTCTTTATTGGTTGGGTGACGACAGTGACGGCCAAACCCGTACATGGGACTTTCTTGATCGCCGCATCGAGGGTGTAATGCAGATCGAAAAGCTCAAGGCGCAGGCCCGTGACAACCGTTTGGTGTCGGGCCTCATGGCGGGACCGCTCAGTTTTTTGAGCCGTATCCGTGCGCCGCAGCCGGGCGCACAGACGGGTATGCCGGGCCGCTGGAATGGCCCGAACTGAATATAAGGACAGATGAATGACCAAGACGATGCAGGCCGTCGAAATCACGCAGGCGGGTGGCCCCGAAGTATTGCAACTGACCACTCGCCCCATTCCCGCGCCACGCGCAGGCGAGGTCGTGATCCGGCTGGCCTATGCCGGTGTCAACCGCCCGGATGCCTTGCAGCGTGCCGGGCTCTATGCGCCGCCGCCCACGGCCTCTGACCTTCCGGGGCTTGAAGGGGCAGGGGAAATCGTGGCGCTTGGTGCGGGCGTCACGCATTGGACGCTTGGCGATCAGGTCTGCGCGCTATTGCCCGGTGGCGGTTATGCCGAATATGTGGCCACGCCCGCAGCGCATTGCTTGCCGGTGCCGCATGGCCTTAGCCTCGAACAGGCCGCCTGTCTGCCGGAAACCTTCTTCACCGTCTGGTCTAACGTGTTTCAGCGCGGCGCACTCAAGGGGGGCGAGCGGTTTCTTGTGCATGGCGGTTCATCCGGGATCGGCACCACGGCCATTCAACTCGCCCACACCTTCGGCGCGCGGGTGTTTACCACGGCAGGCTCTGCCGAGAAATGCCAGGTCTGCATGGATCTTGGGGCCGAACGCGCGATCAACTACCGCGAAGAGGATTTCACCGAGGTGTTGTCTGCCGAGGGCGGCGCAGATCTTATCCTTGACATGGTTGGCGGCGATTACCTGCCCCGCAACGTCAAGGCGCTGGCCGATGATGGACGCCTCGTGCAGATCGCCTTTCTCCAAGGCCCCAAGATCGAGCTGAATTTCTCTCAGGTGATGATGCGTCGCCTGACGATCACCGGCAGCACGCTGCGCCCGCAAAGCGATCTCGCCAAGGCGCGGATTGCCGAAAGCCTGCGCACCCATGTCTGGCCGCTGCTGGAGGCGGGTAAAATCGCGCCTGTAATGGATTCCGAATATCCGCTGGCCAAGGCTGCTGCTGCGCATGCGCGGATGGAGTCGAGCGGGCACATCGGCAAAATCGTCCTCAAGGTTGCGTGACCCGGGTCAACGATCGAGACAAATAAAAAGCCGCCCCATTGGGCGGCCCTTTTGATCTCTGGTGCAGGCTGGCGGCGCGAATTCTGCGCCAGCGGGCCGCAGATCAGCCGTTCACGCTGTCCTTGAGTGCCTTTGCAATGGTCATCTTGACCACCTTGTCGGCCTCTTTCTTCATCTGCTCGCCTGTCGCGGGGTTGCGCACCATACGCTCGGGGCGCTCACGGCAATAAATCTTGCCGATGCCGGGCAGGGTCACGGCACCGCCGGCGGATACTTCACGGGTGATGATCGCGATCACGGCGTCCAGAGCTGCGCCAGCGGTCTTCTTGTCACTGCCCATATCATCGGCCAGAGCGGCGACGAGTTGGGTCTTGGTCATGGGTTTTGCCATTTTATGGTCTCCTTACAACTGCCCGTCCCTTGGGCCTCATGCGCGTGATTAAACGCCATGATGTGGCTAAACACAACGGCTAGTGGGCAAAAGCAAGCCCTTTTGCTGGATTTTGTGCGGATTTCCGTCGGGTCAGAGGAAAGCTGTCTCTTCAAAACTGCGCAATTTGCGGCTGTGGATGCGTTCAAGGGGCATGCGGCGCAATGATTCCATGGCGCGAATCCCAATCATGAGGTGACGTGAAACTTGGGATTTGTAAAAATCCGAGGCCATGCCGGGCAGCTTCAATTCGCCCTGCAACGGCTTGTCCGAAACGCAAAGCAGCGTGCCATAGGGCACACGGAAGCGGAACCCGTTGGCGGCAATCGTGGCGCTCTCCATGTCCAGCGCGACGGCGCGCGACTGGCTGAGGCGTTGCACTGGCCCCGATTGCTCGCGCAGTTCCCAGTTGCGGTTGTCTACGCTGGCGACTGTGCCGGTGCGCATGACGCGCTTGAGGTCGAACCCCTCAAGCTGCGTCTCGGCGGCCACCGCCTCTTGCAGTGCGATCTGTATTTCGGCAAGCGCGGGGATGGGCACCCATGCGGGCAGATCGGCGTCAAGCACGCGATCTTCGCGCAGATAGGCATGGGCCAGCACGAAATCGCCCAAGGATTGCGAATTGCGCAGCCCCGCGCAATGGCCGACCATCACCCAAGCATGCGGGCGCAGCACGGCGATATGATCGGTCGCGGTCTTTGCGTTGGACGGACCCACCCCAATATTGACCAAGGTGATCCCCGATCCATCCGCCCGCTTGAGGTGATAGGCGGGCATCTGCGGCAATCGTTCGGGCGCAGGCAAGATATCATCCGGCCCGGTGATCTCGGCATTTCCGGTGCTGACAAAAGCCGAATAGCCGCTGTTCGCGTCCCCCAGCATGCGCCGGGCGTAGGTCTCGAATTCCGAGACATAGAATTGATAGTTGGTGAAGAGCACGTAATTCTGGAAATGGCAGGGATCGGTTGCCGTGTAATGCGTGAGGCGTGCCAGCGAATAATCCACCCGCTGCGCAGTGAACGGTGCCAAAGGGGCTGCCCCGTCCAGCCCCGGCAGCCATGTGCCATTGACGATATCGTCATTGGTGGTCGCCAGATCCGGCACGTCAAAGTAATCGCGCAGGGTGAATTCTGCGGCACCTTCTTGTGGCACGCTGAGGTTTGCATCCCCCGCCACCGCGAAATGCACAGGAATAGGCGTGTCAGAGAGGCCGATCATGACCCCGACACCGTGATTGTCCATCAAGAGGCCCAGTTGTTGCTCCAGATAGGCGCGGAACAGGATGGGGCGCGTGATCGTTGCGGCATAGGTGCCGGGGTTCGAGACATGGCCAAAGCTGAGCCGACTGTCGACCTTGGCATAGGTCGTCGTGGTCAAACGTATTTCGGGATAAAAGGCGCGCACCCGGCCCATCGGCAGGTGCCCGGCCAAAGCCTTTGCAAAGGCTGTGCAGAGAAACTCTGTGCTTGCCGCATAAAGCTGACAAAGCCGATCCACCGCCGCGCGCGCCTCTGTGAACGCCTCTGGGGCGATCTTGTCGGGGGTGCTGATGTTCATGCGTGTCTCCTGCGGCATGCTCTCAGGTTGACACGTGCCGGGGGCATGATCAAGCTGAGGCCATGGATTACGAAACGATTACGCCTGAGGAATTCGGGGCCAGCCTGCGCGGGCTTGGCCTCAACCTCTTGGTGCGCGATGTGCGGGTTGAGGCGGCTTTTCTTGTCAGCGTTTTCGGCATGGCGGCCCACCGTCTGAGCGCGGATTTTGCGATCATGGTCTATGGCGATCAGGTGATGCAACTGCATGCCGATCATACCTACGCCGCCAACCCGATCCTTGGCCTTGTGCCTGAGAGCCCGCCGCGCGGGGCCGGGGCGTCTTTGCACCTTTTCGACAGCGATCCCGACACGGTTGCCGCCCGCGCCGAAGGTGCAGGCGGCATGATCCTGCAACCGCCCACCAACAAACCCCACGGGCTGCGCGAATGCTGCATCCTGTGCCCCAATGGTTATGCGTGGGTCGCCTCCCGGCCCCTGACCGAGATTGAAAGGAAAGCGAAATGAATGTGACAAACCTGCGCCCCAACATGGACCACTGGCAAGAGCGCGTGGATCTTGCCGCGGCCTTTCGTTGGACCGCGCGCCTGAACATGCACGAAGCGGTTGCCAATCATTTTAGCCTCTCGATCAATGATGATGGCACGCGGTTCCTGATGAACCCCAACCAGATGCATTTCGCCCGTATCCGCGCCAGCGATCTGATCGTTGTGGATGCCAATGATCCCGAAACGCTAGAGGGGCCAAATGCGCCTGATCCCACCGCCTGGGGCCTGCATGGGGGGTTGCACCGGCACTGCGCCCATGCCCGCTGCGCCATGCATGTGCATTCTATTCATGCCACTGTGTTGGCCAGCCTTGCCGATAGCCGCCTGCCGCCCATCGACCAGAACTGTGCCACGTTTTATAACCGGCATGTGGTCGATGAGGGCTATGGCGGGCTGGCGTTCGAGGATGAGGGCGCGCGCTGTGCACGGCTTTTGACCGACCCCAAGAAGAAGGTGCTGATCATGGGCAACCACGGGGTGATGGTGATTGGCGATAGTGTCGCGGACACGTTCAACCGCCTCTATTATTTCGAGCGTGCCGCCGAGACTTATATCCGGGCGTTGCAAACCGGGCGCCCCCTGCGGGTTCTGTCGGATGCGGTTGCGGAAAAGACGGCGCAGGAACTTGATGATTACCCGGGCCAGGCAGATCGGCATCTGTCGGAACTCAAGGCCATTTTGGACGCTGAAGGTTCGGACTACGCGCAATAGTGTCTTGCCGTTGCAGCCACGTGCGGCGCGCCTGTCTCAGATGCGGGACAGGCGCCACGTTGGGAAAAGGGTCGCTTGACTGAGATAGACGCTGGTGTCCTGACCAGAGAAGAGGCCGTCTTGTTCCACAAGGACCGTTTGCCAATCCCGCGCCGCAGCCCCCAGAATATCTGTGTGAAGCGTGTCGCCGCACATGACAATTCGATTGCGCGGTAGGCTAGGCAAGGACGCCTCAACCATTTCGTAGACGGCAGGAAACGGTTTGCCAAAGAACCGCACGTCTGGAATGCCGCGATCCGCAAGTTGATGCCCGAAATAACCGGGCTCTAGCGAAAAGCCGTGTTCGCGCGGGGCAACCAGATCGGCGTTGGCGATGATCACTGGCCTCGGGCGCTTTAACAGTGCGGTTTCGAGCAGCGCTTGGCGATCCAGCGACCAGACCTCGGTAGAGAGAAAAACAAAGCCTTCGACCTGATCATAGCTGATGGGATCATCCACCAGTCGCCGGGTAGGGGCGGAAATATCGGACAGATTGTCCTGTGGCGCGGCGATACATCCCCAAAGCCTGTCATCCAGATGCGCCAATGTGGCATCTCGGCTGGTGATGATCTCGTGATCCCTGACCCCCATGCCCAGATTTTGAAACTTGGTCATGGCGCCGGCATGGGTGTAGCTGGCCGCGTTGGAGAGAATGCGAATCTGGCATCCGATTTCTCTCAACTCTCTCAAACGTTGCGCGGCGCCGGGTATGGCCGCCTCGCCGATATTCAGCACACCGTAAGCGTCAAAGACAAAGGCATCTGCTTGTGCTGCGATGTCATGCAGAGAGCTGATTTCCCGCGTCCGTGTTGGCGAGTGAACCCTTGGCAAGCGGTGGCGCACGGCCTCGTAGCGGTCG
The nucleotide sequence above comes from Roseovarius mucosus. Encoded proteins:
- a CDS encoding AMP nucleosidase — its product is MNISTPDKIAPEAFTEARAAVDRLCQLYAASTEFLCTAFAKALAGHLPMGRVRAFYPEIRLTTTTYAKVDSRLSFGHVSNPGTYAATITRPILFRAYLEQQLGLLMDNHGVGVMIGLSDTPIPVHFAVAGDANLSVPQEGAAEFTLRDYFDVPDLATTNDDIVNGTWLPGLDGAAPLAPFTAQRVDYSLARLTHYTATDPCHFQNYVLFTNYQFYVSEFETYARRMLGDANSGYSAFVSTGNAEITGPDDILPAPERLPQMPAYHLKRADGSGITLVNIGVGPSNAKTATDHIAVLRPHAWVMVGHCAGLRNSQSLGDFVLAHAYLREDRVLDADLPAWVPIPALAEIQIALQEAVAAETQLEGFDLKRVMRTGTVASVDNRNWELREQSGPVQRLSQSRAVALDMESATIAANGFRFRVPYGTLLCVSDKPLQGELKLPGMASDFYKSQVSRHLMIGIRAMESLRRMPLERIHSRKLRSFEETAFL
- a CDS encoding COQ9 family protein, which produces MSEPDLMTRLLDAAALHVPFDGWSETTLRLAAEDAGIAPGLVSAICPRGAVDLALAYHAAGDAAMLKRLAETDLSALRFRDRVAFAVRVRLEAVEDRELVRRGMTLFSLPPYAADGARALWQTADHIWTALGDTSQDVNWYTKRATLSGVYGATVLYWLGDDSDGQTRTWDFLDRRIEGVMQIEKLKAQARDNRLVSGLMAGPLSFLSRIRAPQPGAQTGMPGRWNGPN
- a CDS encoding class II aldolase and adducin N-terminal domain-containing protein, which encodes MNVTNLRPNMDHWQERVDLAAAFRWTARLNMHEAVANHFSLSINDDGTRFLMNPNQMHFARIRASDLIVVDANDPETLEGPNAPDPTAWGLHGGLHRHCAHARCAMHVHSIHATVLASLADSRLPPIDQNCATFYNRHVVDEGYGGLAFEDEGARCARLLTDPKKKVLIMGNHGVMVIGDSVADTFNRLYYFERAAETYIRALQTGRPLRVLSDAVAEKTAQELDDYPGQADRHLSELKAILDAEGSDYAQ
- a CDS encoding HU family DNA-binding protein: MAKPMTKTQLVAALADDMGSDKKTAGAALDAVIAIITREVSAGGAVTLPGIGKIYCRERPERMVRNPATGEQMKKEADKVVKMTIAKALKDSVNG
- a CDS encoding HAD-IIA family hydrolase, whose protein sequence is MDTVATIFDRYEAVRHRLPRVHSPTRTREISSLHDIAAQADAFVFDAYGVLNIGEAAIPGAAQRLRELREIGCQIRILSNAASYTHAGAMTKFQNLGMGVRDHEIITSRDATLAHLDDRLWGCIAAPQDNLSDISAPTRRLVDDPISYDQVEGFVFLSTEVWSLDRQALLETALLKRPRPVIIANADLVAPREHGFSLEPGYFGHQLADRGIPDVRFFGKPFPAVYEMVEASLPSLPRNRIVMCGDTLHTDILGAAARDWQTVLVEQDGLFSGQDTSVYLSQATLFPTWRLSRI
- a CDS encoding VOC family protein, translated to MDYETITPEEFGASLRGLGLNLLVRDVRVEAAFLVSVFGMAAHRLSADFAIMVYGDQVMQLHADHTYAANPILGLVPESPPRGAGASLHLFDSDPDTVAARAEGAGGMILQPPTNKPHGLRECCILCPNGYAWVASRPLTEIERKAK
- the rpsU gene encoding 30S ribosomal protein S21 — protein: MQVSVRDNNVDQALRALKKKLQREGVFREMKLKQHFEKPSEKKAREKAEAIRRARKLARKKAQREGML
- a CDS encoding NAD(P)H-quinone oxidoreductase translates to MTKTMQAVEITQAGGPEVLQLTTRPIPAPRAGEVVIRLAYAGVNRPDALQRAGLYAPPPTASDLPGLEGAGEIVALGAGVTHWTLGDQVCALLPGGGYAEYVATPAAHCLPVPHGLSLEQAACLPETFFTVWSNVFQRGALKGGERFLVHGGSSGIGTTAIQLAHTFGARVFTTAGSAEKCQVCMDLGAERAINYREEDFTEVLSAEGGADLILDMVGGDYLPRNVKALADDGRLVQIAFLQGPKIELNFSQVMMRRLTITGSTLRPQSDLAKARIAESLRTHVWPLLEAGKIAPVMDSEYPLAKAAAAHARMESSGHIGKIVLKVA